In a genomic window of Chryseobacterium sp. G0162:
- a CDS encoding DUF5103 domain-containing protein gives MKTLRILLLSLGGLVYGQNIQSIQLFNPQTNDETPVIKFGEQLVLSFDDLTNGSEIYRYTIKHYDRNWNDDNLFFTEFATGTMNALLDKFQYSFNTLQAYTHYKLTFPNDKIQPKISGNYELIVYKDSVDKPLFKRRFYLVEDMATLGVNVSRIADAKNPNINQRVEIQALPKAGDLSSNVNSMSLNVMQNNNPNMTVSNLKPSSVLGNQLLFQQMNLAFPGDNEFYYFDNKNMTTPADMVRAVEVKDDVNHTYLYPVWAFPLNYQYQPDVNGAWYYRRNDLGRERDAEREADYSWVYFYLESDPVDKDIYILGGFNNFKPGKENQMQYDAATKQYVAKLFLKQGFYNYILATKQGDAPLDFGEVNGNFWQTENLYQAFLYFAPFGRNYDGLMGYGEFRTPVRK, from the coding sequence ATGAAAACTTTGCGAATACTCTTACTTTCCCTGGGTGGACTGGTTTATGGACAAAATATCCAAAGTATCCAGCTATTCAACCCACAGACGAATGATGAAACGCCGGTCATCAAATTCGGTGAACAATTGGTGTTAAGCTTTGATGATCTTACCAATGGTAGTGAGATCTACAGATATACCATCAAACATTATGACAGAAACTGGAATGATGATAATTTGTTCTTTACGGAATTTGCCACTGGTACTATGAATGCGCTTTTAGACAAGTTTCAATATTCATTCAACACTTTACAGGCATATACTCATTATAAGCTGACTTTTCCTAATGATAAAATTCAACCGAAAATATCAGGAAATTATGAACTGATTGTTTACAAAGATTCTGTAGATAAACCGCTTTTTAAAAGAAGATTTTATCTGGTGGAAGATATGGCGACCTTAGGCGTGAATGTTTCAAGAATAGCAGATGCCAAAAATCCTAATATCAATCAGAGAGTAGAAATACAGGCTTTACCGAAAGCTGGTGATCTTTCTTCCAATGTAAACTCTATGAGTTTGAATGTGATGCAGAATAACAATCCCAATATGACGGTTTCCAATTTGAAACCAAGTTCTGTTTTGGGGAACCAGCTGCTTTTCCAGCAAATGAATCTTGCTTTCCCCGGAGATAATGAATTTTATTATTTCGATAATAAAAACATGACGACTCCTGCGGATATGGTTCGTGCCGTAGAAGTTAAAGATGATGTCAATCATACGTATTTATATCCGGTTTGGGCATTTCCTTTAAATTATCAGTACCAACCCGATGTAAACGGAGCCTGGTACTATAGAAGAAATGACCTGGGAAGAGAAAGGGATGCTGAAAGAGAAGCAGATTATTCCTGGGTATATTTTTATCTGGAATCAGATCCGGTAGATAAAGACATTTATATTCTTGGAGGATTCAATAATTTTAAACCTGGCAAAGAAAATCAGATGCAATATGATGCTGCAACGAAACAATATGTAGCTAAATTATTCCTGAAGCAAGGGTTTTATAACTATATTCTTGCCACAAAACAAGGGGATGCACCTTTAGATTTTGGTGAGGTGAATGGTAATTTCTGGCAGACTGAAAACCTTTACCAGGCTTTTCTTTACTTTGCCCCTTTTGGGCGTAATTATGATGGATTGATGGGGTATGGAGAATTCAGGACTCCGGTTAGAAAATAA
- a CDS encoding trehalase family glycosidase, translating into MSNQLYIKEIQVLFDAVQKSKIFEDQKMMTDAVPLFPIAEINAKYEQEKDTAGFDLKNFVMTYFDFLGAKVSIRREDDLPIGQHIEKLWDELTRTAYEEKGTLLKLPKPYIVPGGRFNEFFYWDSYFIMLGLQVSGRVEMMENIVENCSYLIQNVGFVPNASRTHFLSRSQPPYFSLMLDLLAETKNDETIYTQYDDTLEKEYAFWMDGEEETKIGTGLKRVVKTKDGDVLNRYYDTENEPRPESYLIDIEDQENASGEEFYRNIRSACESGWDFSSRWFADGEHIQTIETLNLAEVDLNCLLWHLETTLAKSSALQHLKDKENYFTERAASRRHMINKYFWDEKTKIYKDYHIQKNTKTPSQHIAALYPLFLGIADQNQAKAVAETIFEKFLYPGGLVTTTKKTGQQWDLPNAWAPYQWLGFKAMKNYGFDDEAELIKNNWCSNVERVYKNTGKLMEKYNALDTETIAGGGEYPNQDGFGWTNGVYLKLQQN; encoded by the coding sequence ATGAGTAATCAGCTTTATATAAAAGAAATCCAGGTACTTTTTGATGCCGTACAAAAGTCGAAGATTTTTGAAGATCAGAAAATGATGACCGATGCCGTTCCTTTATTTCCGATTGCGGAGATTAATGCAAAATACGAACAGGAAAAAGATACTGCCGGTTTCGACCTGAAAAATTTTGTGATGACTTATTTTGATTTTCTAGGTGCTAAAGTTTCTATCCGTAGAGAAGATGATCTTCCAATCGGGCAGCATATAGAAAAACTTTGGGATGAATTAACACGCACAGCTTACGAAGAAAAAGGCACTCTTTTAAAATTACCAAAACCTTATATCGTTCCGGGTGGACGTTTCAATGAGTTTTTTTATTGGGATAGCTATTTTATTATGCTTGGGCTACAGGTTTCAGGTAGAGTAGAAATGATGGAGAATATTGTAGAAAACTGTTCTTACCTGATTCAAAATGTTGGATTTGTTCCCAATGCCAGCAGGACTCATTTCTTAAGCCGCTCACAGCCTCCCTATTTTTCGCTGATGCTTGATCTTCTTGCTGAGACTAAAAATGATGAAACTATTTATACTCAATATGATGATACTTTAGAAAAAGAATATGCTTTCTGGATGGACGGGGAAGAGGAAACAAAAATTGGGACTGGGTTGAAAAGAGTAGTAAAAACTAAGGATGGAGATGTTCTGAACAGATATTATGATACAGAAAACGAACCTCGTCCTGAAAGTTATCTGATTGATATTGAAGACCAGGAAAATGCGTCAGGAGAAGAATTTTATAGAAATATAAGAAGTGCCTGTGAATCCGGCTGGGATTTTTCCAGCAGATGGTTTGCAGATGGAGAACATATACAGACTATTGAAACACTGAATCTTGCTGAGGTAGACTTAAACTGTCTTTTATGGCATTTAGAAACAACACTGGCAAAATCATCAGCGCTTCAGCATCTGAAAGACAAAGAAAATTATTTTACTGAAAGAGCAGCAAGCCGAAGACATATGATTAATAAATACTTCTGGGATGAAAAGACGAAGATTTACAAAGATTATCATATTCAAAAAAACACAAAAACACCGTCTCAACATATTGCTGCTCTTTACCCTTTATTTCTGGGAATTGCAGATCAGAATCAAGCCAAAGCAGTAGCTGAAACCATTTTTGAAAAATTTTTATATCCGGGAGGGTTGGTTACTACGACTAAAAAAACAGGTCAACAATGGGATTTACCCAATGCATGGGCTCCTTATCAATGGCTTGGCTTTAAAGCCATGAAAAATTATGGTTTTGATGATGAGGCGGAACTTATTAAAAACAACTGGTGTTCGAATGTGGAAAGAGTGTATAAGAACACTGGGAAATTGATGGAAAAATACAATGCATTAGATACGGAAACAATTGCAGGAGGCGGGGAATATCCCAATCAGGACGGATTCGGTTGGACGAATGGAGTGTATTTAAAACTACAACAAAACTGA
- a CDS encoding MFS transporter, producing MKNFNIKAVLFLNYFVFAILLNSVGTVILQVQQNFGISKSSASVLEGFKDLPIAICSFILASFLPKIGIKNSMLIALFLVSGMCFVMPFTNDFWIFKVLFAIVGVSFALIKISVFTSIGLVTETDKEHSSFMGFLEGFFMIGVLAGNVLFSLYIDDHNPKSTHWLNVYWVLGILSSLSFLFLFFSKLNEKEARSEKTDLLGDLKNSVSLFSYKKVLFFLLCAFLFVLVEQSFQTWTPTFYKEILKVPTSMSIQAGAVLAGAFALGRFLSGFFSRKISWIYVVSFCVIGFAVSLLLVLPLTHNIHIDTGTNWLNAPLVVYLFPLMGGLLAPIYPSINSVILASIPKYLHSAMSGLIVVFSAIGGTIGSIITGFVFQEFSGQQAFYLSLIPLSLLITSAIFMNKLKINPKK from the coding sequence ATGAAAAACTTCAACATCAAGGCGGTTTTATTTTTGAACTATTTTGTTTTCGCAATTCTTCTGAATTCTGTGGGAACAGTGATTTTGCAGGTACAGCAAAACTTCGGGATTTCAAAATCATCTGCGAGTGTACTGGAAGGCTTTAAAGATCTTCCGATTGCGATCTGTTCATTTATTCTCGCTTCGTTTCTTCCTAAAATTGGGATTAAGAATTCAATGCTGATTGCACTATTTCTGGTGAGCGGAATGTGCTTTGTGATGCCGTTTACAAATGATTTCTGGATCTTCAAAGTATTATTTGCCATTGTAGGAGTTTCTTTTGCGCTTATTAAAATTTCTGTTTTTACTTCCATAGGTTTGGTGACAGAAACAGATAAAGAGCATTCAAGCTTTATGGGATTTCTGGAAGGATTTTTTATGATTGGCGTATTGGCTGGAAATGTTTTATTCAGTTTATATATTGACGATCATAATCCGAAATCTACCCATTGGCTGAATGTGTATTGGGTGTTAGGAATACTTTCATCCCTGTCATTTTTATTTTTATTCTTTTCAAAGCTTAATGAAAAAGAGGCGAGAAGCGAGAAAACCGATTTATTAGGTGATCTAAAGAACAGTGTAAGTTTATTCAGCTATAAAAAAGTATTGTTCTTTTTACTCTGCGCATTCCTTTTTGTATTGGTAGAGCAGAGTTTTCAGACATGGACTCCCACATTTTATAAAGAAATTTTAAAAGTTCCAACCTCTATGAGTATTCAGGCAGGAGCCGTTTTGGCAGGAGCTTTTGCGCTGGGAAGATTTTTATCCGGTTTCTTTTCCAGAAAAATCAGCTGGATTTATGTGGTGTCATTCTGTGTGATTGGTTTTGCTGTAAGTTTACTCCTGGTCCTTCCATTGACACATAATATTCATATTGATACAGGTACAAATTGGCTGAATGCACCACTTGTAGTGTATTTATTTCCATTAATGGGAGGTTTACTGGCCCCGATTTATCCGAGTATCAACTCAGTGATTCTTGCTTCCATCCCTAAATATTTACACAGTGCGATGTCTGGATTGATCGTGGTTTTCTCTGCCATCGGGGGAACAATAGGTTCAATCATTACAGGTTTTGTGTTTCAGGAATTCAGCGGACAGCAGGCATTTTACCTGTCTTTGATTCCCCTTTCATTGTTGATAACTTCAGCAATTTTCATGAATAAATTAAAAATTAACCCTAAGAAATAA
- a CDS encoding AraC family transcriptional regulator: MKVTFERVIPNEKSSFRTIHNNSPISEFKWEYHYHPEIELVCVISGSGTRHVGYHKSNYTHGDLVLIGSNIPHSGFGLNSIDPHEEIVLQFKEEILQFPQQEVEARSIKNLLELSKYGIHFHHKVKKALLPKLKLMLESEGYKRYLLLLEILFELSKCTDYDLLNKEIMPYTIISKNKTRLENIFTYVEHHYDKEINIEDVAKLANLTLPAFCNFFKKATQITFTEFVNRYRINKACLLMAQDKSISECSYGCGFNNVTYFNRMFKKYTGKTPSEFIKDYAHNKVSV; the protein is encoded by the coding sequence ATGAAAGTTACTTTTGAAAGAGTAATTCCCAATGAGAAAAGCTCCTTTCGTACCATTCATAATAACTCTCCTATTTCAGAATTCAAATGGGAGTACCATTATCATCCCGAAATTGAGCTGGTATGTGTCATTTCCGGGAGCGGAACCCGTCACGTTGGCTATCATAAAAGCAATTATACACATGGAGATCTCGTTCTGATCGGTTCTAATATTCCCCATTCAGGATTTGGATTGAATTCTATTGATCCGCATGAAGAAATAGTCCTTCAGTTTAAAGAAGAAATTCTCCAGTTTCCCCAACAAGAAGTGGAAGCCAGATCCATCAAAAATCTGCTTGAACTTTCAAAATATGGCATTCACTTTCATCATAAAGTAAAGAAAGCTCTCCTTCCGAAATTAAAATTGATGTTGGAATCAGAAGGTTATAAAAGATATTTATTGCTGTTGGAAATTCTTTTTGAACTGTCAAAGTGTACAGACTATGACCTTTTGAATAAGGAAATTATGCCTTACACCATTATTTCAAAAAATAAAACGCGTCTTGAAAATATTTTCACTTATGTAGAACACCATTACGACAAGGAAATCAATATTGAAGATGTCGCAAAACTGGCAAACCTGACTTTACCGGCCTTTTGTAATTTTTTTAAAAAAGCAACCCAGATCACCTTTACGGAATTTGTAAACCGATATCGCATCAATAAAGCCTGTCTGCTGATGGCTCAGGATAAATCTATTTCAGAATGCAGTTACGGTTGTGGCTTCAATAATGTAACCTATTTCAACAGGATGTTTAAAAAGTATACAGGAAAAACGCCTTCAGAGTTCATTAAAGATTATGCTCATAATAAGGTGAGTGTCTGA
- a CDS encoding MBL fold metallo-hydrolase has protein sequence MLQIQGFVCNFASENTYILYNENKNAWLIDPGNMNEQETKAIDNFIKEKELNIQKILLTHAHIDHVLGLQWAFDTFKVPVNMHQEDQEVLDMLQASGMRFGFPVDPVKVDIEYINEGEELELDGEKFKIYHVPGHSPGSVVYHNENQKFMISGDVLFEGSIGRTDLYKGNYEQLIDGIKTKLFVLDPDTQVFSGHGNPTSIGFEKQYNPFFK, from the coding sequence ATGCTTCAGATTCAAGGTTTCGTATGCAACTTCGCGAGTGAGAATACCTATATTCTTTATAATGAAAATAAAAATGCCTGGTTAATAGATCCAGGAAATATGAATGAGCAGGAAACCAAAGCCATTGATAATTTTATCAAAGAAAAAGAACTGAACATTCAGAAAATTCTTTTAACTCATGCACATATTGACCATGTTTTGGGACTTCAGTGGGCATTTGATACGTTCAAGGTTCCGGTGAATATGCATCAGGAAGATCAAGAAGTTCTTGATATGCTTCAGGCGAGTGGAATGAGATTTGGATTCCCTGTTGATCCTGTAAAAGTAGATATCGAATATATTAACGAAGGGGAAGAACTTGAGCTGGATGGAGAGAAATTCAAAATTTATCATGTCCCTGGACATTCTCCGGGAAGTGTTGTTTATCACAACGAAAATCAGAAATTCATGATCTCCGGTGATGTACTTTTTGAAGGCAGTATCGGCAGAACAGATCTTTATAAAGGAAATTACGAACAATTAATTGATGGTATCAAAACGAAACTTTTCGTACTGGACCCTGACACACAGGTTTTCTCCGGTCATGGAAACCCTACTTCGATAGGTTTTGAAAAGCAGTATAATCCGTTTTTTAAATAG
- a CDS encoding thioredoxin family protein → MNTPSNMLALGTKAPFFELPNPSKTNELQSLEELKGEKGTLVIFMCNHCPFVLHVIDKINELYEDYNEKGIEFIAINANDIEKYPDDSPEKMIEFQIERNFDFPYLFDESQAIAKAYDAECTPDFYFFDDKLDLVYRGQMDDSRPGNNKDVTGEDLIIAFENLLAGESQEEIQRPSMGCNIKWK, encoded by the coding sequence ATGAATACTCCCTCCAATATGTTGGCATTAGGTACAAAAGCTCCGTTTTTTGAGCTTCCGAACCCGTCAAAAACGAATGAACTTCAGTCTTTAGAAGAACTGAAAGGAGAAAAAGGAACGCTGGTTATCTTCATGTGCAACCACTGTCCGTTTGTTCTTCATGTAATTGATAAAATCAATGAATTGTATGAAGACTATAATGAAAAAGGAATTGAATTCATTGCGATCAATGCTAATGATATTGAAAAATATCCGGATGACTCTCCTGAAAAAATGATTGAGTTCCAAATCGAAAGAAACTTCGATTTCCCTTATTTATTTGATGAGAGCCAGGCTATTGCAAAAGCTTATGATGCAGAATGTACTCCTGATTTTTATTTCTTTGATGATAAATTAGACCTTGTATACAGAGGCCAGATGGATGATTCAAGACCTGGAAATAACAAAGATGTTACCGGAGAAGATTTGATTATTGCTTTTGAAAATCTTTTAGCTGGAGAATCTCAGGAAGAAATTCAGAGACCTAGTATGGGATGTAATATTAAATGGAAGTAA
- a CDS encoding TetR/AcrR family transcriptional regulator has protein sequence MGLHERRQREKESIRASILQAAFTLAKSEGWASLSMRKIADAIEYSAPVVYDYFENKDAILFEISLDGFHKLHIELLKAQQQYDTPEEQLIALVDAYWNFAFNNKEYYQLMFGLGMQCCGKGQMKKEFSSFQELIYECTYNIIEKNGSNTDNACHMSHALFSAVHGMISIMMMRTGDIPSTMNKSTLDETVSSFIKSL, from the coding sequence ATGGGCTTACATGAACGTCGTCAAAGAGAAAAAGAATCCATACGTGCAAGTATCTTGCAGGCGGCATTCACTTTGGCGAAATCTGAAGGCTGGGCATCACTATCTATGCGTAAAATAGCAGACGCTATTGAATACAGCGCACCAGTGGTGTATGATTATTTCGAAAACAAGGATGCTATTCTATTTGAAATTTCATTAGATGGCTTTCACAAATTACACATAGAATTATTAAAAGCACAACAGCAATATGATACTCCGGAAGAGCAGCTTATAGCTCTTGTAGATGCTTATTGGAACTTTGCTTTTAATAATAAGGAATATTACCAACTCATGTTTGGGCTGGGAATGCAATGTTGTGGGAAAGGACAGATGAAAAAAGAATTTTCTTCGTTCCAGGAATTGATTTATGAATGTACCTATAACATCATTGAAAAAAACGGATCGAATACAGATAATGCATGTCATATGTCTCACGCCCTATTTTCAGCGGTTCATGGGATGATTTCCATTATGATGATGCGTACAGGAGATATTCCATCTACTATGAATAAATCGACTTTGGATGAGACTGTTTCATCATTTATTAAGTCTTTATAA
- a CDS encoding TonB-dependent receptor, which translates to MKKKSIFLIAATAVLYFNKAYAQETPQDSVKVSSIDQVVITGNSNPKKKIESSTAISTFSAKEIQKQNPISAAALLQRVPGFAVETSGGEVGNNLFARGIPSAGAYEFVQVQEDGLPVFEDGALQFANADNFFRVDNSVSRLEALRGGSGSIYANNSPGGLINFITKEGTNDFKGTAKLETSTYGLMRTDLNVGGALVKDKLFFNIGGFYRSDDGIRKTGFKANNGGQIRMNLKYVFDKGYVKVYYKKLDDRNTFFLPIPLTQDGDKLKGFNGFDPNYGTYSYRAISQLNIPQAGGGFFSRNLEDGIHPKVDVLGAEFKYDLGGNFSVLNKTRYTNINMNYTGIFPAGAPQTGADFTKGMGMTNYQYSMVSSGALVDPQFVQKLGFWAIDKQMNNFVNDLQFNYKFDKGNVTAGFYKSNWKSHQYWNWSNILTTATDRPELLNLVDPSLSPSSVGYSKTYNGVTDMSTLLRDSQIQGSLNDLYLNLDYNVTDALSFNGGIRYSRDFYRGYKVNTTTANLNNSGLTVDGTHGFDTTTADDHMNVLGNQFTYWYYDINKVSYTLASNYKINRENAIYARFSHGFRSPNEEAYYNNIGNLSVVKPVLTNQLEVGYKYYSRTFDIAVIPFYSALKNLSFTDVYSDGTSENKFANTTNFGVEIEGYARLFNNVFEVTFNGTIQNPKYKDFNGRNADGTTFDYSGNIVRRIPKFYFNIAPAVNITKEWRAYVSMNYYGKRFQNEGNTDDNILPSFTEFGAGMSYQLGKIRFAVDGTNIFNTIGITEGDPRSQTVAGNIRMARPIMGAAARASITLDF; encoded by the coding sequence ATGAAAAAAAAATCAATCTTTTTAATTGCCGCAACTGCTGTATTATATTTCAATAAAGCATATGCACAGGAAACTCCACAAGATTCTGTGAAGGTTTCTTCTATCGATCAGGTTGTCATTACAGGGAATTCCAATCCCAAGAAAAAAATAGAATCCAGTACTGCTATTTCCACATTCAGTGCCAAGGAAATTCAAAAGCAGAATCCCATCAGTGCAGCAGCTTTGCTACAGAGAGTTCCGGGATTTGCTGTGGAAACTTCAGGAGGTGAGGTTGGAAATAACCTTTTTGCAAGAGGAATCCCTTCTGCTGGAGCGTACGAATTTGTGCAGGTTCAGGAAGATGGTCTTCCGGTTTTTGAAGATGGAGCACTTCAGTTTGCCAATGCGGATAATTTTTTCCGTGTAGATAATTCTGTAAGCCGTCTGGAAGCTTTAAGAGGAGGGTCAGGGTCTATTTATGCCAATAATTCTCCGGGAGGGCTTATCAACTTTATTACCAAAGAAGGAACTAATGACTTTAAAGGAACTGCCAAGCTTGAAACCAGTACTTATGGATTAATGCGTACAGATCTTAATGTGGGGGGGGCTTTGGTGAAAGATAAATTATTCTTCAATATAGGTGGTTTCTATAGATCAGATGACGGAATCAGAAAAACAGGATTCAAAGCTAATAATGGTGGGCAGATCAGAATGAACCTGAAGTATGTCTTTGATAAAGGCTACGTTAAAGTGTATTATAAAAAACTGGATGACAGAAATACCTTCTTCCTCCCGATTCCATTGACGCAAGATGGTGATAAATTAAAAGGATTCAACGGTTTTGATCCTAATTATGGAACGTACAGTTACAGAGCCATCAGTCAGTTAAACATTCCACAGGCCGGAGGTGGTTTTTTCAGCAGAAACCTGGAAGATGGAATTCATCCGAAAGTAGATGTATTGGGAGCAGAATTTAAATATGACCTGGGTGGAAACTTCAGCGTTTTAAATAAAACCCGGTACACCAATATCAATATGAATTATACGGGGATTTTCCCGGCAGGGGCACCTCAAACCGGAGCAGATTTTACGAAAGGTATGGGAATGACCAATTACCAGTATTCTATGGTAAGCAGTGGAGCATTGGTTGATCCTCAATTTGTTCAAAAACTAGGGTTCTGGGCGATTGATAAGCAGATGAATAATTTTGTGAATGATTTACAGTTCAATTATAAATTCGACAAAGGAAATGTAACGGCCGGATTTTATAAATCAAACTGGAAATCCCATCAATACTGGAACTGGAGTAATATCCTGACTACTGCTACAGACAGGCCCGAGCTGCTAAACCTGGTAGATCCATCTCTTAGTCCAAGCAGTGTAGGATATTCTAAAACGTATAACGGAGTGACGGATATGTCTACTTTGCTTAGGGATTCACAGATCCAGGGAAGTCTGAATGATCTTTATTTAAATCTGGATTACAATGTGACGGATGCATTAAGCTTTAATGGAGGAATCCGCTACAGCCGCGATTTCTACAGAGGATACAAAGTTAATACGACTACAGCCAATCTTAATAATTCAGGGTTAACCGTTGATGGAACTCATGGTTTTGATACCACGACTGCTGATGACCATATGAATGTTCTCGGAAATCAGTTTACCTATTGGTATTATGATATTAATAAAGTCTCTTATACATTGGCATCTAATTATAAGATCAATCGTGAAAATGCGATATATGCCCGTTTTTCTCACGGATTCAGATCTCCAAATGAAGAAGCATATTACAATAATATAGGAAATTTAAGTGTTGTAAAACCTGTATTAACCAACCAGTTGGAAGTAGGGTATAAGTATTATTCCCGTACTTTCGATATTGCAGTGATTCCTTTCTATTCGGCACTTAAAAACCTTTCATTTACAGATGTTTACTCAGACGGAACTTCGGAAAATAAATTTGCCAATACTACCAATTTTGGGGTAGAAATTGAAGGATATGCGAGATTATTCAATAATGTCTTTGAAGTTACTTTCAACGGGACCATTCAGAATCCGAAATATAAAGATTTTAACGGACGAAATGCTGATGGTACTACCTTCGATTATAGTGGAAATATTGTAAGAAGAATTCCTAAGTTCTATTTCAATATTGCGCCTGCGGTGAATATTACCAAAGAATGGAGAGCGTATGTGAGTATGAATTATTATGGAAAACGTTTCCAGAATGAAGGAAATACAGATGATAATATTCTGCCATCATTTACTGAATTTGGAGCCGGAATGTCTTATCAGTTAGGAAAAATTCGCTTTGCAGTAGATGGAACCAATATCTTTAATACGATCGGAATTACAGAAGGAGATCCAAGGTCTCAGACTGTAGCCGGAAATATAAGAATGGCAAGACCTATTATGGGAGCAGCTGCCAGAGCATCTATTACTTTAGATTTCTAA